One window of Entelurus aequoreus isolate RoL-2023_Sb linkage group LG06, RoL_Eaeq_v1.1, whole genome shotgun sequence genomic DNA carries:
- the neff1 gene encoding low molecular weight neuronal intermediate filament — translation MSYSGEMYSSSSSSSYRKIFGDAPRSGRAGMGSPSRVHSSGYRSRTYGSPAVMSSSSCSSGGYRRSAAPGQRLYSLPDLSQSTAVTNELKIVRTNEKEQLQGLNDRFVSFIEKVHHLEQQNKVLEAEVTVLRQRHSEPSRLHHLYEQEIRELRARVEELTHEKSQAHLDCVQVSEALERLRDKLDEEARLREEAEGALKGYRKDVDDATLARLELEKKVEALLDEIAFLRKVHEEELQEMQSSLQATQVSVEMDMSKPDLAAALKDIRAQYENLSCRNQAQAEEWYRSKFATVTEAAARNQDAMKHSKEELTEYRRQVQARTLEIEALRGHNEALERQIAEMEDRHNGEVGDMQDTIEQLEAALRSTKGEMSRHLREYQDLLNVKMALDIEIAAYRKLLEGEECRLSTVGGAMVQSGYPGFSYMSSRTYSMGAYRKSKPEEEEEEDKEDEDDAEEDEGEDEDEGVDQEGGDGEEEEEDEEEEKKPKEKDEKEKEKKSPIEKTSKN, via the exons ATGAGTTACTCCGGCGAGAtgtacagcagcagcagcagcagctcctACCGCAAGATCTTCGGCGACGCACCGCGGTCGGGGCGCGCCGGTATGGGCAGCCCGTCCCGGGTGCACTCCTCCGGCTACCGCAGCCGGACGTACGGCTCCCCCGCGGTGATGTCCTCCTCCTCTTGCTCCAGCGGCGGCTACCGCCGGAGCGCCGCGCCCGGGCAGCGTCTCTACTCCCTGCCGGACCTGAGCCAGTCCACGGCGGTCACCAACGAGCTGAAGATCGTGCGCACCAACGAGAAGGAGCAGCTGCAAGGCCTCAACGACCGCTTCGTGTCGTTCATCGAGAAGGTGCACCACCTGGAGCAGCAGAACAAGGTGCTGGAGGCGGAGGTGACGGTGCTCCGCCAGCGCCACAGCGAGCCGTCGCGCCTCCACCACCTCTACGAGCAGGAGATCCGCGAGCTGCGCGCGCGCGTGGAGGAGCTGACCCACGAGAAGAGCCAGGCGCACCTGGACTGCGTGCAGGTGAGCGAGGCGCTGGAGCGCCTGCGCGACAAGCTGGACGAGGAGGCGCGGCTCCGCGAGGAGGCCGAGGGCGCCCTGAAGGGCTACCGCAAGGACGTGGACGACGCCACCCTGGCGCGCCTGGAGCtggagaagaaggtggaggcgcTGCTGGACGAGATCGCCTTCCTGAGGAAGGTTCATGAGGAGGAGCTGCAGGAGATGCAGTCGTCGCTGCAGGCCACGCAG GTGTCCGTGGAGATGGACATGAGCAAACCGGACCTGGCGGCGGCCCTGAAGGACATCAGGGCCCAGTATGAGAACCTATCATGCAGGAACCAGGCCCAGGCAGAGGAGTGGTACCGCTCCAAGTTTGCAACCGTGACGGAGGCCGCGGCACGCAACCAGGACGCCATGAAGCACTCAAAGGAGGAGTTGACCGAGTACCGCCGGCAGGTGCAAGCCCGCACCTTGGAGATCGAGGCCCTGAGGGGCCACAACGAGGCCCTGGAGAGGCAGATTGCTGAGATGGAGGACCGCCATAACGGTGAAGTTGGAGACATGCAG GACACCATTGAGCAGCTGGAGGCGGCGCTGCGTAGCACCAAAGGAGAAATGTCCCGTCACCTGCGGGAGTACCAGGATCTGCTCAATGTCAAGATGGCTCTGGACATTGAAATTGCTGCTTACAG GAAGCTGCTGGAAGGCGAAGAGTGCCGCCTCAGCACCGTTGGCGGCGCCATGGTCCAGTCCGGTTACCCGGGCTTCTCCTACATGTCGTCCCGCACGTACTCCATGGGCGCGTACAGGAAGTCCAaaccggaggaggaggaggaggaagacaaGGAGGACGAGGACGACGCAGAGGAGGACGAGGGGGAGGACGAAGACGAGGGCGTGGACCAGGAGGGAGGTGACggtgaggaagaggaggaagacgaggaggaggagaagaagccaAAGGAGAAGgatgagaaggagaaggagaagaaaagcCCAATTGAGAAGACCAGCAAGAACTAA